In the genome of Polaribacter sp. MED152, one region contains:
- the egtB gene encoding ergothioneine biosynthesis protein EgtB, translated as MINIIENYKRVRNHTEYLCSFLEIEDFTPQSAAFASPPKWHIAHTTWFFEQMILLKYDEDYSLFNKDFSYLFNSYYNTIGKRIARHERGLLTRPSVKEVLNYRKYVDEKMLTLLTKEIKEVNTLTTLGLHHEQQHQELFLSDLKYTFSRNPLNLVYRKENYVSGLNSEDGWLAVESGIYEIGHQNSDFCFDNELGKHRVFLEPFKISKALVTNKEYLEFIKDGGYEKAKYWLDDGWHWLQENTITHPLYWEKLNNEWYQYSLSGLIKLEDNDIACHISYYEAAAFAFWKGMRLPTEFEWEIAAKNLKWGQRWEWTNSAYLPYPNFKISDGAVGEYNGKFMINTMVLRGASTATSKNHSRITYRNFFAPNTQWQFTGIRLAI; from the coding sequence ATGATAAATATAATTGAGAATTATAAGCGTGTTCGCAATCATACAGAATACCTCTGTAGCTTTTTAGAAATAGAAGATTTTACACCACAATCTGCAGCTTTTGCAAGCCCTCCAAAATGGCATATAGCACACACTACCTGGTTTTTTGAGCAAATGATTTTACTAAAGTATGATGAAGATTATTCTCTTTTTAATAAAGACTTCTCTTACCTTTTCAATAGCTATTACAACACAATAGGTAAAAGAATTGCAAGACATGAAAGAGGCTTGCTTACAAGACCTTCTGTAAAAGAAGTACTCAATTACAGAAAGTACGTAGATGAAAAAATGTTGACTTTACTTACTAAAGAAATTAAAGAAGTAAATACACTAACTACTCTTGGCTTACATCATGAACAACAACATCAAGAATTATTTTTATCAGATTTAAAATATACATTTTCTAGAAATCCATTAAATCTTGTTTATCGCAAAGAAAATTATGTAAGCGGTTTAAACTCTGAAGATGGTTGGTTAGCTGTAGAATCAGGCATATATGAAATAGGACATCAAAATAGTGACTTTTGTTTTGATAATGAATTGGGTAAACATCGTGTTTTTTTAGAGCCTTTTAAAATCTCTAAAGCTTTGGTAACCAACAAAGAATATTTAGAATTTATTAAAGATGGAGGTTATGAAAAGGCCAAATATTGGTTAGATGATGGTTGGCATTGGTTACAAGAAAATACAATTACACATCCTTTATATTGGGAAAAATTGAACAATGAATGGTATCAATATTCATTATCTGGCTTAATAAAATTAGAAGATAATGATATTGCCTGTCATATTTCTTATTATGAAGCTGCTGCATTTGCATTCTGGAAAGGCATGCGTTTACCAACCGAATTTGAGTGGGAAATAGCGGCTAAAAATTTAAAATGGGGTCAAAGATGGGAATGGACAAATTCTGCCTATTTACCCTATCCTAATTTTAAAATAAGCGATGGTGCAGTTGGTGAATACAATGGAAAATTTATGATTAACACTATGGTTTTAAGAGGCGCATCTACTGCAACATCAAAAAATCATAGCAGAATTACATACAGAAACTTTTTTGCCCCAAATACTCAGTGGCAATTTACAGGAATAAGATTGGCTATATAA
- the leuB gene encoding 3-isopropylmalate dehydrogenase, with the protein MKLNIALLAGDGIGPEVIDQAVKVSDAIAKKFNHEINWKPALTGAAAIDAVGEPYPDETHEICMASDAVLFGAIGHPRFDNDPSAKVRPEQGLLKMRKKLGLFANVRPTFTFPSLLDKSPLKRERIEGTDLVFLRELTGGIYFGEKGRREEGETAFDNCVYTRAEVQRLAKKGFELAMTRDKKLCCVDKANVLETSRLWRETVQAMEKDYPEVEVSYEFVDAVAMRLVQWPNSYDVLITENLFGDILTDEASVISGSMGLMPSASLGSDIGLFEPIHGSYPQATGLNIANPMATVLSAAMMFENFGLQEEGKAIRDAVNSALEKGIVTEDLSENGKSYGTSEVGDWLAENV; encoded by the coding sequence ATGAAATTAAATATAGCCTTATTAGCAGGAGATGGAATAGGACCTGAAGTTATAGATCAAGCAGTAAAAGTATCTGATGCAATTGCAAAGAAATTTAATCATGAAATTAATTGGAAACCAGCTTTAACTGGTGCAGCAGCAATAGATGCTGTAGGAGAGCCTTATCCAGATGAAACTCATGAAATTTGTATGGCTTCTGATGCTGTTTTGTTTGGTGCAATTGGTCATCCACGCTTTGATAATGATCCTTCTGCAAAAGTTCGTCCTGAGCAAGGGTTATTAAAAATGCGTAAAAAATTAGGTTTATTTGCAAATGTAAGACCAACATTTACTTTTCCTTCTTTACTGGATAAATCACCTTTAAAAAGAGAACGAATTGAAGGCACAGACTTGGTGTTTTTAAGAGAATTAACAGGTGGTATTTATTTTGGTGAAAAGGGTAGAAGAGAAGAAGGTGAAACTGCTTTTGATAATTGCGTATATACAAGAGCAGAGGTGCAAAGGCTAGCTAAAAAAGGTTTTGAATTAGCCATGACTCGTGATAAAAAATTATGTTGTGTAGACAAAGCTAACGTTTTAGAAACATCTCGTTTATGGAGAGAAACTGTACAAGCTATGGAGAAAGATTATCCAGAAGTTGAGGTTTCTTATGAATTTGTAGATGCAGTAGCTATGAGATTAGTTCAATGGCCTAATAGTTATGATGTATTAATTACAGAGAATTTATTTGGTGATATTTTAACGGATGAGGCTTCTGTAATTTCTGGTTCTATGGGTTTAATGCCTAGTGCTTCTTTAGGTTCAGACATTGGTTTATTCGAGCCAATTCACGGTTCTTACCCGCAAGCAACAGGATTGAATATTGCAAACCCTATGGCTACAGTTTTATCAGCAGCAATGATGTTTGAAAACTTTGGTTTACAAGAAGAAGGTAAAGCCATTAGAGATGCTGTTAATAGCGCTTTAGAAAAAGGAATTGTTACTGAAGATTTATCAGAAAACGGAAAATCATATGGTACTTCTGAAGTTGGTGATTGGTTAGCTGAAAACGTTTAG
- a CDS encoding aspartate/glutamate racemase family protein, translating into MNSVIGILGLGVRSTNFYTQQLHTKMHKHFGGYHTFPFLNYQIDFNRLNPYLPNNFEKLEPALIKILEEINPLKIQRWLIPNITLHETLDRINHHLSLFHPVELAIENCIKKNIKSVVILGTNYSMESNYLASNFNKNDISIIKISKDDKAFVDQLRIKIYNAQETKTDIKNYNTLIQKYTQNSHAIIACTELSLLSDSINNNKILDLAQLQISEAFQFYLEVNRM; encoded by the coding sequence ATGAACAGTGTAATTGGCATATTGGGTTTGGGTGTTCGTTCAACTAACTTTTATACTCAACAGCTGCACACCAAAATGCATAAGCATTTTGGAGGTTACCATACTTTTCCTTTTTTAAACTATCAAATAGACTTTAATCGTTTAAATCCATATTTACCTAATAATTTTGAAAAATTAGAACCTGCTTTAATTAAAATTTTAGAGGAAATAAATCCACTGAAAATTCAGAGATGGTTAATACCAAATATTACGTTACACGAAACTTTAGATAGGATAAATCATCATTTATCACTATTTCATCCAGTAGAATTAGCTATAGAAAATTGTATAAAGAAAAACATCAAGTCTGTTGTTATTCTTGGCACCAATTACTCAATGGAGTCTAACTATTTAGCTTCTAATTTTAATAAAAATGATATTTCAATTATAAAAATTTCTAAGGATGATAAAGCTTTTGTAGATCAATTAAGAATTAAAATTTACAATGCTCAAGAAACCAAAACTGATATTAAAAATTACAATACACTAATTCAAAAATATACTCAGAACTCACATGCAATCATTGCTTGTACTGAATTATCTTTACTTTCAGATAGCATAAATAATAACAAAATTTTAGATTTAGCCCAATTGCAAATTAGTGAAGCGTTTCAATTTTATTTAGAAGTGAATAGAATGTAA
- a CDS encoding L-histidine N(alpha)-methyltransferase yields the protein MKETFKNDVNEGLSKTSKTLPSKYFYDAIGDKIFIKIMHMPEYYLTRAEHEIFKTKTAAIINALNISKDSKFDIIELGAGDGTKTKLLLEDLVSKEYQFKYLPIDISKDALNHLKCSLSKEISSLEVETKQGDYFHVLDDLKSHKNKKIILFLGSNIGNMSDDEAKQFLEKLGNSIHKDDVILLGADLIKSEDIVLPAYSDDAGVTKSFNLNLLTRINSELEANFNINKFEHLATYTEDEGIARSFLVSKEKQEVEIKSLQKSFLFEANEKIHTEDSRKYNNQILENLLENTSLQISNKLTDSNNYFADYILTKK from the coding sequence ATGAAAGAGACTTTTAAAAACGATGTAAATGAAGGCTTAAGCAAGACATCTAAAACATTACCTTCAAAATATTTTTATGATGCCATAGGCGATAAGATTTTCATAAAAATCATGCACATGCCAGAATATTATTTAACCAGAGCAGAGCATGAAATTTTTAAAACTAAAACAGCAGCTATTATAAACGCTTTAAACATTAGTAAAGATTCAAAGTTCGATATTATAGAATTAGGTGCAGGTGATGGTACAAAAACCAAATTACTTTTAGAAGATCTTGTTTCAAAAGAATATCAATTTAAATACTTACCTATTGATATATCTAAAGATGCATTAAATCATTTAAAATGCAGCTTATCTAAAGAAATTAGCTCTTTAGAAGTAGAAACAAAGCAAGGTGATTATTTTCATGTATTAGACGATTTAAAATCGCATAAAAACAAAAAGATTATTCTATTTCTTGGCTCTAATATTGGAAACATGTCTGATGATGAAGCAAAACAATTCTTAGAAAAATTAGGGAATTCTATTCATAAAGATGATGTGATACTTTTAGGAGCTGATTTAATTAAAAGTGAAGATATTGTACTCCCTGCTTACAGTGATGATGCAGGAGTTACCAAAAGCTTTAACCTAAATTTATTAACTAGAATAAACTCAGAATTAGAAGCCAATTTTAATATCAATAAATTTGAACATTTAGCCACTTATACTGAAGATGAAGGTATAGCTAGAAGTTTTTTAGTGAGTAAAGAAAAGCAAGAAGTAGAGATTAAAAGTTTACAAAAAAGCTTTTTATTTGAAGCCAATGAAAAAATACATACTGAAGATTCTAGAAAATACAACAATCAAATTTTAGAAAATTTACTAGAAAATACCTCTTTACAAATTTCTAATAAACTTACAGATAGTAATAATTATTTTGCTGATTATATTTTAACAAAGAAATAA